The DNA window GCTGCCAACCCCTATCTCCTTCAGGCGGTCATCATCGCGGCCGGGCTCGACGGCATCCGCTCGAAGGCCGATCCCGGCAAGCGCTATGACATCGACATGTACCAGCATGGCCATACGGTGAAGGGCGCGCCCAAGCTGCCGCTCAACCTGCTCGACGCCTTGCGCGAGTTCGACAAGGACAAATCGCTCAAGGCGGCGCTTGGTGAGGAATTCTCGTCGGCCTACCTAAAGCTGAAGCACCAGGAATGGAATTCCTATGCTTCGCACTTCACGCAATGGGAGCGCGACCACACGCTGGATATCTGACCACCAGCGCGACGCGAGCGACCTCGGAATGAACTGATGAAATATTCTATCTTCTCGCTCGCCCGCGCCGCCCTGTCCGGCCACAAGAACTGGCAGCGCACTTGGCGCGACGCCACGCCGAAGGATCGCTACGACGTGGTGATCATCGGCGGCGGCGGCCACGGGCTTGCCACCGCATGGTTCCTCGCCAGCGAGTACGGCATCAAGAATGTCGCCGTGCTCGAAAAAGGCTGGATCGGCTCCGGCAATGCCGGCCGCAACACCACCATCATCCGCTCCAATTACGGCTTGCCCGGCAACACCGGCTTCTACGAATTGTCGATGAAGCTGTGGGAGCGGATGGAGCAGGACCTCAACTACAATGCGATGGTCAGCCAGCGCGGCGTCATCAACCTCTACCACTCCGACGCACAGCGCGACGCCTATGCGCGGCGCGGCAACACCATGCGGATCAACGGCATCGACGCCGAACTGCTCGACCTCGCCGCGGTCAGGAAAATGATACCGTTCCTGAATTTCGACAATGCGCGCTTTCCCGTGCAAGGCGGGCTCTTGCAGCGGCGCGGCGGCACGGCGCGTCACGATGCGGTGGTCTGGGGCTACGCGCACGCAGCGAGCGCGCTCGGCGTCGACATCATCCAGAATTGTGAAGTCACCGGCTTCGTCAGGGAGGCCAATGGCAAGGTGACCGGCGTCGAGACCTCGCGCGGCAAGATCGGCGCCGGCAAGGTCGGCATGGCGGTCGCCGGCAGTTCGTCGCGCGTGGCGGCGATGGCCGGTCTGCGCCTGCCGA is part of the Mesorhizobium loti genome and encodes:
- a CDS encoding sarcosine oxidase subunit beta family protein — encoded protein: MKYSIFSLARAALSGHKNWQRTWRDATPKDRYDVVIIGGGGHGLATAWFLASEYGIKNVAVLEKGWIGSGNAGRNTTIIRSNYGLPGNTGFYELSMKLWERMEQDLNYNAMVSQRGVINLYHSDAQRDAYARRGNTMRINGIDAELLDLAAVRKMIPFLNFDNARFPVQGGLLQRRGGTARHDAVVWGYAHAASALGVDIIQNCEVTGFVREANGKVTGVETSRGKIGAGKVGMAVAGSSSRVAAMAGLRLPIESHVLQAFVSEAIKPLIPGVMTFGAGHFYVSQSDKGGLVFGGDIDGYNSYAQRGNMPVMEDVCEGGMALMPMIGRVRLLRQWGGIMDMSMDGSPIIDKTPVDGLYLNAGWCYGGFKATPGSGFVFAHLLARDVPHEEAARFRLDRFRTGAMIDEKGQGAQPNLH